A region from the Acyrthosiphon pisum isolate AL4f chromosome A1, pea_aphid_22Mar2018_4r6ur, whole genome shotgun sequence genome encodes:
- the LOC100166626 gene encoding nuclear receptor coactivator 5 has translation MNRPRNQAEQELKARARIYVANIPQAGMTRKEVVSVFHKYGEIDNVSLQTRHVFVQFVEESSALKALAQNPPDYIMSKKLDVKPVRPFFYRNGELVKNERAANFDATEKRNDNRNQPRDYDDFKPARLNPNVMNPNAPNDCEIVVTNNSLTEYAEFLEVNLKKMNMKVDLLFPNPDIPINRVLGTLAQRGTLYVLVVRDENKLYRSVTVDILHGIPEEHRNMPYKDALAFIVQSFDAYVRGEKMTPIPGLSGIPISECGLPLGDKHPEGISTLLNLLQDQRDITVLQYDMILQYLKEKKDEHIKEEVGVLPTFKPTIPDIPILPAATAIQNPQAAQLQNRILSILNTSLSTSAQPQQSIESKQTEKEPSSILQEPNVKKALESLFQGGSLLRK, from the exons ATGAACAGGCCGAGAAATCAAGCTGAACAAGAACTAAAAGCCAGGGCTCGCATATATGTGGCAAATATACCACAGGCCGGTATGACTCGCAAGGAAGTGGTGTCCGTATTTCATAAATATGGCGAAATTGATA atGTTTCTCTACAAACTAGACATGTTTTTGTTCAGTTTGTAGAAGAGTCTTCTGCTCTCAAAGCCTTGGCTCAAAATCCTCCAGATTATATTATGAGCAAGAAACTTG ATGTGAAACCAGTAAGACCTTTCTTTTATAGAAATGGAGaattagtaaaaaatgaaaGAGCGGCAAATTTTGATGCTACTGAAAAAAG AAATGACAACCGAAATCAACCAAGAGATTA tgatGATTTTAAACCAGCCAGACTCAATCCTAATGTGATGAATCCAAATGCTCCTAATGATTGTGAAATTGTTGTCACTAATAATTCATTAAC agaatATGCAGAGTTTTTAGAagtgaacttaaaaaaaatgaatatgaaaGTTGATTTGTTATTTCCTAATCCTGACATACCAATCAATCGTGTTCTTGGTACCTTAGCACAAAGAGGGACATTGTATGTTTTAGTTGTACgtgatgaaaataaattgtatagaagCGTTACTGTTGATATACTTCATGGTATACCTgaag aaCACAGAAACATGCCTTACAAAGATGCATTGGCATTTATTGTTCAGAGCTTTGATGCATATGTTAGAGGAGAGAAAATGACTCCTATACCTGGACTTTCAGGCATTCCTATATCTGAATGTGGCTTGCCTTTAGGCGATAAACATCCAGAAGGAATTAGCACATTGTTGAATTTATTACAGGATCAAAGAGATATAACAGTACTACAGTATGatatg atactACAATATCTAAAAGAGAAAAAAGATGAACATATCAAAGAGGAAGTTGGAGTCTTGCCAACTTTTAAaccaa CTATACCTGATATACCAATTCTTCCAGCAGCAACTGCCATTCAAAATCCGCAAGCAGCTCAATTACAAAATCGTATTTTGAGCATTTTGAATACATCCCTTTCTACTAGTGCTCAACCGCAACAATCCATTGAATCTAAACAAACTGAAAAAGAGCCATCTAGTATTCTTCAAGAACCTAATGTAAAAAAAGCATTAGAAAGTTTATTTCAGGGTGGTTCGTtacttagaaaataa